Sequence from the Pseudomonas sp. 7SR1 genome:
GCCCTGGGCGATGGACTGGCCCACGCCCGGTACGAACACCGCGAACACCACGCCGGTGTGGTAGTGATAACCGCGCAACTCACCCAGGTCGAAATACAACGGCAGCTCCGGGAAACGCACCGACAACCGCTCGGCTATTGCCAGCAGGTCGTCCAGGGCCGCCAGCACGGGGGCCGGCGCATTCGCCAGGCGATCCCGGGCCGCAACCAGCACCTCACGACCGCCACACAGGCCCACCAGCGCCCGCAGCATGTCGGACAGATCGCTCGGCAAGCCTTCGGTCAGGCTGACGACCTCGTCGATGGCCTTGCGCTGCAAGGCATCGAACAACTGCTGCTCCACTTCGCCGGACAGGCCGGCGGCGCGGGCCAGGCCGCGATAGATGCCGACATGACCCAGGTCCATGTGGACATCCGGTACGTCAGCCAGTTGCAGCATCGCCAACATCAAGCTGATGACTTCCACGTCGCTGCTGGGGCTGGCGTCGCCATACAACTCGGCACCCAGCTGGATGGGGCTGCGAGAAGAAGACAAGGCACGAGGCTGGGCGTGCAGCACGCTGCCGGCATAGCACAGGCGATTGGGGCCTTCCCGGCGCAACGTGTGGGCGTCGATTCGCGCCACTTGCGGCGTGATGTCGGCGCGGAAGCCCATCTGCCGGCCCGACTGCGGGTCGACGACCTTGAAAGTACGCAGGTCCAGGTCCTGGCCCGCGCCGGTCAGCAGGGATTCCAGGTACTCGATATGAGGGGTGACGACAAATTCGTAACCCCAGCTCTGGAACAGATCCAACACCTGCCGACGCGCCACTTCGATACGCGCAGCTTCCGGTGGCAGTACTTCTTCGATGCCATCTGGCAGCAGCCAGCGGTCTACCGTTGCCATTACGCCATTCCCCTATGGTCCGGGCGGCCAGCCTTCGGGCAAGCCTTGAGTGAAGCAGAAAACACCTGTGCCTTTGCACAAACAACGCGCAAGGGCGACGTGACGAAGGGCCAGGAATCGGCCTCGTCCAGCGCTTTCCTCGAAAAACCTGTCGAGTCGTTCAACCCGACGTCTGCAAGCAAAACCACAATCGAACGTGCAGACGCAAAAAAGCCGGGAATTTCCCGGCTGCCGCATCATACACTCGTTTTCCCAAAGGATCACCCCGCCCGACGCTTTAGCCGCCAGGCGGAGTGTTTCAGGTCAACGCTGCATCAAGGCTTGGCCTGTTCCAGGTAGCGGAAAAAGTCGCTGCTCGGATCCAGCACCAGCACATCGGATTTACGCCCGAAGCTTTCACGGTAGGCATGCAGGCTGCGGTAGAACGCGTAGAACTCCTGGTCCTGGCCGTAGGCCTTGGCGTAGATCGCAGCGGCCTGGGCATCGCCATCACCGCGAACCTCTTCCGATTCACGATAAGCCTCGGCCAGCAACACGCGGCGCTGACGATCGGCATCGGCACGGATACCTTCCGCCAGCTCGTTACCCTTGGCGCGATGCTCCCGGGCTTCACGCTCACGCTCGGTGCTCATCCGCTCGAAGACGCTGCGATTGACTTCCTTGGGCAGGTCGATGGCCTTGACCCGGACATCGACCACTTCGATACCCAGCTCTTTTTCCGCCATCGTGTTCAAGGAGCGGGTGATATCGGCCATGAGCGCGTCACGCTCACCGGACACCACCTCATGCAGGGTACGCTTACCGAACTGGTCACGCAGGCCTGACTCCAGGCGGCGGGACAGACGTTCGTCGGCGATCTGCTTGAGACCCGAGGTCGCGGTATAGAAACGCTCGGCGTCCTTCACACGCCACTTGGCATAGGCATCCACCATCACGGCTTTCTTTTCCAGCGTCAGGAAGCGTTGCGTCGGCGCATCGAGCGTCATCAGGCGAGCGTCGAACTTGCGCACCTTGTTGACGTACGGCACCTTCACATGCAGCCCTGGCTGGACATCCGCCTCGACCACGCGACCGAATTGCAGCAATACCGCACGTTCGGTCTGGGACACGATGTAGAAGCAGTTCCAGGCAGCGATCGCCACGACGACGCCGACAATAAGGGCGATCAGCGATTTATTGCTCATCAGCGACTCTCCCTGGTACGTGCTTGCTGTTGCTGCTCCACCGCCGCGCGAGTATTCGCTTCAGTGCTGGCGGGTGCCATGCTGGTCGGCGGCGCACTGGTGGCACGACCGCTCTCGATCATCTTGTCCAGCGGCAGGTACAGCAGATTGCTCTGGCCGTTCTTGTTACCGGTCACGAGGACCTTGCTGGTATTGCTGAAGACTTCCTGCATGGTGTCCAGGTAAAGACGCTGACGGGTCACTTCGGGCGCCTTGCGATACTCGGCCACCAGCTTGGTGAAGCGGTCGGCCTCACCCTTGGCGCGGGAGACCACTTCGTCGCGATAACCGTTGGCGTCCTCGATGATGCGCTGGGCCTGGCCACGGGCTTCCGGCACGACGCCGTTGGCGTAGGTTTCGGCCTGGTTTCGCGAGCGCTGCTCGTCTTCACGGGCACGGATCACATCGTCGAAGGCTTCCTGGACTTCACGCGGCGCCGCGGCGCTCTGGACGTTGACCTGAGTGACGGTGATGCCGGTGCGATAGGTATCGAGGAACCGCTGCAGGCGCTCCTTGATCTCGCTGGCCATCAGCTCACGCCCTTCGGTCAGCACCTGATCCATGGCGGTGGAACCCACCACGTGACGCAGGGCACTTTCGGTCGCGTGCTGCAGGCTCACTTCCGGCTGGTCGACGTTCAGCACGAAGTCCTGCAGGTTGGTGATCTTGTACTGCACGGTCAGCGGCACTTCGACGATGTTCTCGTCTTCCGTGAGCATCTGCCCCTGCTTGGTGTAGGCACGCTCACGCGTGACGTTTTCCATGTATTTCTGATCGATCGGCGGGAAATAGATGTTCAGGCCCGGGCCGACAGTCTCGTAGTACTTGCCGAAGCGCAGCACCACGGCCTGCTCCTGCTCGTCCACGACATAGACCGCGCTGTACAGCCAGACGGCGGCGAGCACGACCAGACCGATGCCGAGCAGGCCGAAACCACCGCCCTTGCCCGGACGACCGCCGTCGTCACCGCGTTTCTTACCACCACCGAACAAACCGTTCAGGCTTTCCTGCAGCTTGCGGAAGGCCTCGTCGAGATCCGGCGGTCCCTTGCGGTCGCCGTTGTTACGACGCTTGCCACCCCAGGGATCCTGATTATTCGAGTTGCCACCCGGCTCATTCCAAGCCATAGCGCTCTCCATCTGATAAAGCAAAGACGCACCCACGGCGCGCCGACCAATGCTACAGAATGCCTGACACAGCGTTCTCAGGCTTTTATTGCAAAGTGTGTTGCTCGATGAACTCCATCGGTCGCAGCCCTTCGCGACTGACCAATCGATTCAACTCAGCACGAGGCAGACGCACCGCCAGCAGGCAGGTACCTTCTTCGTCGTGTTCTTCTTTCTGCACCGCCCCCAGCTCAAAGAACTGGGCACGGAGCCGGGCGAACCGTTGCGGCAGCTTCAGGGTGCCGACAAACAGATCGTTGCCCAGCAACTCCGCCACGGCCTGCTTGAGCAGGTCGAGGCCGGTACCGTCCTGGGCCGACAACCAGACCCGCTGCGGCTTGCCGTCGGCATCGCGCTGGATCTGCGGCTCCACCCCTTCGAGCAAATCGAGTTTGTTGTATACCTCGAGGATCGGCAAGTCCTGGGCCCCGATCTCGCCCAGCACCACCATGACCTGCTCGATCTGCAGCATCCGGTCGGGCTCGGCGGCATCGATCACATGCAGCAGCAGGTCGGAGTTGCTCGACTCTTCGAGCGTAGCCCGGAAAGCCTCGACCAGCTTATGCGGCAAGTGTCGAATGAAACCCACGGTATCGGCCAGCACGATCGGCCCCAGGTCGTCCAGGTCGAGTCGGCGCAGGGTCGGGTCGAGGGTGGCGAACAGCTGGTCGGCGGCGTAGACGTCCGATTGGGTCACGTTATTGAACAGTGTCGACTTGCCGGCGTTGGTATAGCCCACCAGCGAAACCGTCGGGATATCCGCGCGCTTGCGTCCGCGGCGCGACTGCTCGCGCTGGCTGCGGACCTTCTCCAGGCGCCCCTTGATCTGGCGCAGGCGGACCCGCAACAGGCGCCGGTCGGTTTCCAGCTGGGTTTCACCCGGGCCGCGCAGGCCGATACCCCCCTTCTGCCGCTCAAGGTGAGTCCAGCCACGAACCAGACGCGTACTCATGTGCTCGAGCTGGGCCAGTTCGACCTGGAGCTTGCCTTCATGGGTGCGGGCGCGTTGGGCGAAGATATCGAGAATCAGCCCGGTACGGTCGATCACGCGACACTCGAAGACACGTTCGAGGTTACGTTCCTGACTGGGCGTGAGGATGTGATTGAAAATCACCAGATCGACCTGCTCGGCCTTGACCAGGTCACGCAACTCCTCGACCTTGCCACTGCCGATCAGGAACTTGGCGGTTGGCCGATGACGCGGCACGTTGAAGAACGCGACGGTCTCGGCGCCGGCCGAAAGAGCCAATTCCTGAAACTCCTGCGGATCTTCGCGCGCCTCAGGGTCCTGTCCATCCAAGTGAACGAGAATAGTCCGCTCACCACCACCGTGGCGCTCAAAGAACAAAGGAGACTCCTATCAGGCGTTACCCGGCTCAGCGTCACCGCCATCGGATTCGGTTGCGCTTGGCAGACGAATTGGACGGACCGGCACGACTGTAGAGATAGCGTGTTTGTAGACCATCTGGCTGACGGTGTTTTTCAGAAGGATGACGAACTGGTCGAAAGACTCGATCGTGCCTTGCAGTTTGATCCCGTTGACCAAATAGATGGACACCCCAACTTTCTCTTTACGTAAAGTGTTCAAGTAAGGGTCTTGTAGCGAATGCCCTTTTGACATGTGCCGCACTCCTTTAAGGATCAATAATAAAAATCGGAATCAGATGGCTTGGGCCGTCACACCCCCAAGGATAGACGGCAATTGCAAGGACTCAGCTCAATATGGAGACGGTCCCAAGGTATTTCAAGGCGCGTGGCAGATTGTCGCAATCGAGGCTGTCAAGCCAATGCAGGTCAGTCCAGCTGCGCAACCAGGTGAACTGGCGTTTCGCCAGTTGGCGCGTGGCAATAATCCCACGCTCGCGCATCTCGGCTGACGTCAGCTTGCCGTCCAGGTAGTCCCAGACCTGTCGATAACCCACCGCACGTATAGACGGCAACCCGGCATGCAGGTCACTTCGCTCACGCAGGGCTACGACCTCGTCTATGAATCCCTGTTCCAACATCAATGTGAATCTTTGTTCAATTCGCCGATGCAGCACTTGCCGGTTCGCCGGAGCGATGGCCAGATTCGCGACAGTATAGGGCAATTGTTGCAGTCCCGAAGCGGCTGCTTCAGTACTTTGCGCAGATTGTTGTCGGCGCAGGGCCGTCATGCTCTGGCCACTGACCCGATAAACCTCCAGCGCCCGGCTGAGCCGCTGCGGGTCATTGGGATGGATGCGCGCCGCCGACTCAGGGTCAATGACCGCCAATTGCTCGTGCAGGGCATGCCAGCCAAGGCGCGCGGCTTCTTCTTCGATCTGCGCGCGCACCTCGGGATCGGCCGCCGGCATGTCCGCCAACCCATCGACCAGGGCCTTGTAATACAGCATCGTGCCGCCCACCAGCAGCGGGATGTTGCCCCGCGCAGTGATTTCGGCCATGGCCTGGAGCGCATCACGCCGGAAATCGGCCGCCGAATAAGCCTCGACCGGGTCCAGGATGTCGATCAGGCGGTGGGGAAATTCGGCCAGCAGTTCTTTTGACGGCTTGGCGGTGCCGATGTCCATGCCCCGATAGACCAGGGCCGAATCGACACTGATCAACTCGCAGGGCAGGACCTTGGTCAATTCGATGGCCAGGTCGGTCTTGCCAGCGGCAGTCGGCCCCATCAGGAAAATCGCAGGTGGCAACTGGCTCATCAACGACCGCGCAAAAACAGTTTGTCCAGGTCGTCCAGGCCCAGTTGGGTCCAGGTCGGCCGGCCATGGTTGCATTGGCCGCTGCGCTCGGTGTTCTCCATGTCCCGCAGCAAGCCGTTCATTTCCGGCAAGGCCAGGCGCCGGTTGGCGCGGACCGCGCCATGGCAGGCCATGGTGCCCAGCAGCTCGTTCAGATGCGCCTGGATCCGGTCGCTGGTGCCGTACTCCATCAGATCCGCCAGCACGTCGCTGACCAACCGATTGGCCTCGGCCTGCTTCAGCAGCGCCGGGATCTGCCGGATCGCCAGGGTTTCCGGGCCCAGTCGCTGCAGCTCGAAGCCCAGGCGCTGGAACCAGCCCACATGTTCTTCTGCGCAATCGGCTTCGCGCTGGCTGACAGCCAGTGACTCAGGCACCAGCAGCGGCTGGCCGCTGAGCCCTTCGCTGGCCATGGCGATTTTCAGCCGCTCGTACATGATTCGCTCATGAGCGGCATGCATATCCACCAGGACCAGGCCCTGGGCATTTTCCGCCAGGATATAGATGCCCTTGAGCTGCGCCAGGGCGTAGCCCAGCGGCGGGATATCGCCCTGGCCGTCGGGCAACGCCACTGCGCCGGTTTCAGGCAACGGCTTGAAGAATTCCCGATAGGCCGCCTGGGCCTCGGCCGCCGGCACGCTCGATTGCGGGCGCGGGGTGTATTGATACTGATAGCCACCTGCGCCGGAACTCGCCGAGGTGTAGCTCGGTTGCGCCTGGGGCTGCTCCAGCAGGGTATTGGCCGCCAGGCGCATTTCGCCCTGGGGTCCGAATTCGCCGGCTTCCAGTCCGGTTGGACGAACCATCCCGGCCACGGTGGCCGGTGCTGCCAACTGGTCTTCCGGACGCACGTCGCCCAAGGCGCGGTGCAAGGTGCCATAGAGGAAATCGTGCACCATGCGCCCGTCGCGGAAGCGCACCTCATGCTTGGTGGGGTGCACGTTGACGTCCACCACTGAAGGGTCGACCTCGAAAAACAGCACGAAGGTCGGATGCCGACCGTTGAACAACACATCGCGATAGGCCTGGCGCACCGCGTGGGCGACCAGCTTGTCCCGTACCGCCCGGCCGTTCACATAGAAATATTGCAGATCCGCCTGGCTGCGGGAGAAGGTTGGCAACCCGACCCAGCCCCACAGGTGCAGGCCATTGCGCTCGACCTCGATGGGCAAGGCCTGTTCCAGGAAACCCGAGCCGCACACCGCCGCCACGCGCCGGGCACGGGCCGCGTCGTCACGGGCCTCGTGCAGACTGAGAATGGTCTTGCCGTTATGGCGCAAGTGGAACGCCACGTCGAACCGCGCCAGGGCCAGGCGCTTGATGACTTCCTGCAGATGATCGAACTCGGTCTTCTCGGCCTTGAGAAACTTGCGCCGTGCCGGCGTATTGAAAAACAGGTCACGCACTTCCACCGACGTGCCCACCGGATGGGCCGCAGGCTGCACACGGGAGGCCATGTCCCGCCCCTCGGTCTCGACCTGCCAGGCCTGTTCGGCGTCGCGGGTGCGGGAGGTCAGCGTCAGGCGCGACACCGAGCTGATGGAGGCCAGCGCTTCGCCACGAAACCCCAGGCTCATGACCCGTTCGAGATCTTCCAGATCGCGGATCTTGCTGGTGGCATGGCGCGCCAGTGCCAGCGGCAGGTCGTCGGCGGGAATACCACCACCGTCGTCACGCACCCGCAGCAGCTTGACGCCACCCTGCTCGACGTCCACATCGATGCGCCGGGCACCGGAGTCCAGGCTGTTCTCCAGCAGTTCCTTGATGACCGACGCCGGGCGCTCGACCACCTCGCCGGCGGCGATCTGGTTCGCCAGCCGAGGACTGAGCAGCTCGATACGGGCGTTGCTGCCGATCACTTCATCGCTCATTGCTTGGACGCCACTTCATTGCCCGGAATGGTCAGGGTCTGGCCGATCTTGAGCTCGTCGCTCTTGAGATTGTTGGCGCTGCGCAAGGTGGCGGGCGACACCTGGTAGCGCACGGCAATCATTGCCAGGGTTTCACCGGGACTGACCCTATGGTCCCGCGGGCCTTGGGCGATCTTGCCGGAGTCACGCAGCCAGGCGATGTAGGTGCCCGGCGGCGGGTTCTGCTGGAAGAACTGGCGTACACCGCTGCTGATGGACCGGGCCAGGGCCTGCTGGTGGCTGGAAGACGTCAGCTTGGAGGCTTCGTTGGCGTTGGAGATGAATCCGGTTTCCACCAGGATCGACGGGATGTCCGGCGACTTGAGCACCATGAAGCCGGCCTGTTCGACACGCTGCTTGTGCAGGGGCGTGACGCGGCCGATATTGCTCAGGACCTTCTGGCCGACATTCAGGCTGGAGGTCAGCGAGGCGGTCATCGACAAATCGAGCAACACACCGGCCAGCATGCGGTCCTTGTCGTCAAGGCTGACGTTGCCGGCACCGCCGATCAGGTCGGAACGGTTTTCGCTGTCGGCCAGCCAGCGAGCAGTCTCGGAGGTGGCGCCCCGGTCGGACAGGGCGAACACCGAGGCCCCGAAGGCCGCGGTCGAAGGTGCCGCGTCGGCATGGATCGAGACGAACAGGTCGGCGCCTTTCTTGCGGGCGATTTCGGTACGACCGCGCAACGGGATGAAATAGTCGCCGGTACGGGTCAGTTCGGCGCGGAAGCCCTTCATGCCGTTGACCTGGCGCTGCAGCTCCCGGGCGATGGACAACACCACGTCTTTTTCGCGCTGCCCACGCGAGCCCGAGGCCCCTGGGTCTTCCCCGCCATGACCGGCATCGATGACCACAATGATATCGCGCTTGCCGGCCGGGGCCGGTGGCAGCTTGATCGCCGGCTCGGTCGGCGTGACCGGCACCGCCGGCACCGTGGCGACATTGGCAGGAGGCGGCGGCGGTGGCGCGGCGTCGGCCGGGTTGTCGAACAGGTCCACCACCAGGCGGTTGCCGTACTGGGCATTGGGCGCCAGGGTGAAGCTTTTCGGGGTGACGGTTTTTTTCAGGTCGATGACCACCCGCAGGTCGGTCGGCGTACGCTGGGCCGAACGCATGGCGGTAATCGGCGTATTGGCGGTGGGCACGTTCAGCGGCGCGCCCAGGGAGGCGCCGTTGATGTCGATCACCAGGCGGTCCGGGGCCGTGAGGGTGAACACGCTGTGCTGCACCGGCCCCGTCAGGTCGAACACCAGTCGCGTGTTGTCCGGCGCCCGCCACAGGCGAACGCTGTTGACCTTTGTCTCAGCCACAGCATCGACGGCCAGTGCCGTAAGCAACAGTCCTACGACAGCAGCCACCGCGCGAAAGCGCATACCAAACCCCATCATCAAATAGTTTCCAGTGCCAATGCGGCACACCACGACTCGCCGCGCGAGCCTTGCGGCGTCAGTTTCAGCGAACGCCCGCCATTCTGCGCGCCAATGGTAATGGTCAGGTCAGGCTTTGGCAAAAAGCCTGCACCCTTGCAGGGCCATTCGATCAGGCACAAGGCATCGTCTTCGAAATAATCACGGATACCGAGAAACTCCAGCTCTTCCGGATCCACCAGTCGATACAAATCGAAATGAAACGCTCGGATATCACCGATCTCGTAGGGCTCCACCAAGGTGAACGTAGGGCTTTTCACCGCGCCGACATGCCCCAGGCCGCGAATGATGCCGCGGGACAAGGTGGTCTTGCCCGCGCCGAGATCGCCTTCCAGGAAGATCAGGCCGTGGCCTGCGGTGACCTGCGCAATGCGAGCACCGAATTGCGTCATGGCCTGCTCGTCGGCCACGTACAGGGTTACTTCAGACAAGGTGACTGCTCCTCCAGCAACTGACGAATGGCCGGAATCAGGTCGGTCGCCGCCAGCCCCCGGCCCGAGCGCCCGACCTGTGCGCCGGCATTGGCGTGCAACCAGACAGCCAGGCAGGCGGCCTCGAAGCCATCCATGCCCTGGGCGAGCAAGGCGCCGATCACCCCGGCCAATACATCTCCGAGGCCGGCCGTGGCCATGGCCGGATGGCCCTGGCCGCAAACCGCCAGGCGACCGTCCGGGCCGGCAACCAGGCTGCCAGCGCCCTTGAGGATTACCGTGGCGGCGTATTTCCTGCTCAGTGCCCGGGCCGCCGCCGGACGATCGGCCTGCACCTGTGCCGTGGAAATATCCAGGAGCCGGGCCGCTTCACCCGGATGCGGAGTGATCACACAGCCCTCGGGCAAACCGACCGCGCCCGCGCTCAGCAGGTTCAGGGCGTCGGCGTCCCATACCTGCGGCACGGAAACGTTGGCCGCCGCCGACAGCAAACTGCGCCCCCAGGCGGCCTGGCCCAACCCGGGGCCCACCACCAGCACGTCCGCCCGCTCCAGCAGGCCCATCAGCTGGTTCGCCGAATGAGTGCCTTGCACCATGACCTCAGGTAAACGCGTCAGCGCAGCCGATACGTGTTCGCTGCGGGTCGCCATGGAAACCATTCCGGCACCGCAACGCAGGGCGCTTTCGGCACTCATCTGGATCGCACCGCCAAATCCCCGGTCGCCGCCGATCAACAGGACGTGCCCGAACGAGCCTTTGTGGGAAGTGGGCGCGCGAGGCGTCAGACGCGGCAGATTTTTTGGTAAGAGCAATCGTGCAGTGGACGGCGCCGATTCAACGATATCCGCATCGGCGTGCAGGTCATCGAAGACCAGCTCACCGACGCGGTCCGCCGCGTCGCCCGTGAACAGGCCCAGTTTCAGACCAATGAAGGTCACCGTCAGGTCGGCCGCGACCGCCGTGCCCAGGACCCGTCCGGTGTCGCTGCACAGGCCGGAAGGAATATCCACCGCGGCGACCGGCAGCCCGCTGACATTGATCGTGTCGATCGCCCGGATATAGGGTTCGCGCACATCACCGCTCAAGCCCGTGCCAAGCAAGGCATCCAGCAGCACCCCTCGCAATTCGGATTCGTCGTTCCACGTCTCCAGCGGCACCCCCACTGCCACGGCCTCGGCATGGGCAATGGCGGCGTCCCCCTGCAGGCGACGAGGCTCACCCACGGTCAGTACCCGCACCGACCAGCCGGCACGGCGGGCCAGGGTCGCCACCAGGAAACCGTCGCCGGCATTATTGCCATGACCGGTCATCACGGTCAGCTCGCCGGCCTGTGGCCAGCGCCGGACGATCGCCCGCCAGGTGGCACGGGCTGCGCGCTGCATCAATTCGAAGCCGGTGGTCCCCGCCGCGATCAGTTGTGCGTCGAGGGCCCGGACCTGCGCGGCACTGTACAGCGCGTCGGGAAAATCATCTTTAGTGTGCGGCATGCGTCTTCAGGCTCCGATGTCTGGCAGAATTATACGCATCTCAGCTCCGGTTTCTCTTGCCACATGCCTGTCATTCCCACCGACCTCCCCGCCCTCGCCCAATCCATCAAGGACTGGGGCCGCGAGCTGGGCTTCCAGCAAGTCGGCATCAGCGGCCTGGACCTCGCCGAACATGAGCAGCATTTGCAACGCTGGCTCGACGCCGGCTACCACGGCGAAATGGACTATATGGGCGCCCATGGCAGCAAACGTTCCCACCCCGAGGAGCTGGTGCCGGGAACATTGCGCGTGGTGTCCCTGCGCATGGATTACCTGCCGGGCGACACCGAGATGGCCCACAGGCTCGCCCAACCGGAAAAAGCCTACGTCTCGCGCTATGCGTTGGGCCGCGATTACCACAAATTGATCCGTAAACGCGTGCAACAATTAGCCGAAAAAATCCAGGCGGTCATCGGCCCCTTCGGTTATCGCGCTTTTGTCGACAGCGCCCCGGTACTGGAAAAAGCCATTGCCGAACAGGCCGGGCTCGGCTGGATCGGCAAGAACACCCTGGTACTGAACCGCAAGGCCGGCAGTTATTTCTTCCTGAGCGAGCTGTTTGTCGACCTGCCGCTGCCCGTGGACCCGCCCCACGCCACGGAGCACTGCGGCAAATGCACGGCCTGCCTGGATATCTGTCCTACGAAGGCATTCGCAGGGCCCTACCTGCTG
This genomic interval carries:
- the queG gene encoding tRNA epoxyqueuosine(34) reductase QueG, whose protein sequence is MPVIPTDLPALAQSIKDWGRELGFQQVGISGLDLAEHEQHLQRWLDAGYHGEMDYMGAHGSKRSHPEELVPGTLRVVSLRMDYLPGDTEMAHRLAQPEKAYVSRYALGRDYHKLIRKRVQQLAEKIQAVIGPFGYRAFVDSAPVLEKAIAEQAGLGWIGKNTLVLNRKAGSYFFLSELFVDLPLPVDPPHATEHCGKCTACLDICPTKAFAGPYLLDARRCISYLTIELKNAIPEELRPLIGNRVFGCDDCQIVCPWNRFARPTGESDFKPRHNLDNAGLAELFLWDEDTFLRSTEGSPLRRAGYERWLRNLAVGLGNAPSTIPVLQALHARRDYPSELVREHVEWALRQHAERQTSSL
- a CDS encoding bifunctional ADP-dependent NAD(P)H-hydrate dehydratase/NAD(P)H-hydrate epimerase yields the protein MPHTKDDFPDALYSAAQVRALDAQLIAAGTTGFELMQRAARATWRAIVRRWPQAGELTVMTGHGNNAGDGFLVATLARRAGWSVRVLTVGEPRRLQGDAAIAHAEAVAVGVPLETWNDESELRGVLLDALLGTGLSGDVREPYIRAIDTINVSGLPVAAVDIPSGLCSDTGRVLGTAVAADLTVTFIGLKLGLFTGDAADRVGELVFDDLHADADIVESAPSTARLLLPKNLPRLTPRAPTSHKGSFGHVLLIGGDRGFGGAIQMSAESALRCGAGMVSMATRSEHVSAALTRLPEVMVQGTHSANQLMGLLERADVLVVGPGLGQAAWGRSLLSAAANVSVPQVWDADALNLLSAGAVGLPEGCVITPHPGEAARLLDISTAQVQADRPAAARALSRKYAATVILKGAGSLVAGPDGRLAVCGQGHPAMATAGLGDVLAGVIGALLAQGMDGFEAACLAVWLHANAGAQVGRSGRGLAATDLIPAIRQLLEEQSPCLK